In one window of Effusibacillus pohliae DSM 22757 DNA:
- a CDS encoding HAD hydrolase-like protein yields the protein MRQINCFLFDLDGTLLDSRDSVIDAVYHTSEKYFPGMFDRYDLLQRYGECKRQILHT from the coding sequence GTGAGACAAATTAATTGTTTTCTTTTCGATTTGGACGGCACTCTGTTGGACAGCCGGGACTCCGTCATCGATGCTGTATACCATACGTCAGAGAAATATTTTCCGGGCATGTTCGATCGGTATGATCTACTGCAACGTTATGGAGAGTGTAAGCGTCAAATCCTGCACACCTAG